GCGATATCCTGATGGTGACTGTCAAGCTTCTGCTGGCGGCCCTGGCCGGCGGCATGATCGGCATGGAGCGGGAACGGCATGGCCGCCCGGCCGGGCTTCGTACCCACATGCTGGTCTGCGTCGCGTCCTGCCTGATGATGGTCATTTCCGAGGTTTTCGTGGTCAAGTACGGGGCTCTGGACAGCAATTCGATCCTTCGTCTCGACCCGGCCCGGACCGCCGCGCAGATCATCTCCGGCATCGGTTTTCTCGGCGCCGGGGTGATCCTGAAGGAGGGGGTCAACGTCCGCGGTCTGACGACCGCCGCCTCGTTGTGGATGGTCGCCGCCCTCGGCATGGCCTTCGGCGTCGGTCTCTTCATTATCGGCGGCCTGTCGACCTTTCT
This region of Geothermobacter hydrogeniphilus genomic DNA includes:
- a CDS encoding MgtC/SapB family protein, giving the protein METWGANLLGSDILMVTVKLLLAALAGGMIGMERERHGRPAGLRTHMLVCVASCLMMVISEVFVVKYGALDSNSILRLDPARTAAQIISGIGFLGAGVILKEGVNVRGLTTAASLWMVAALGMAFGVGLFIIGGLSTFLALMSLVWLKRFEPVIKKDRYTNLKVTAVNRPELDREIEQLFTEHHLRIVSAKIGVDLEAGEISLEYVVTNHHRWIGRELISRISGMEGVRRIGCR